One window of Mediterraneibacter butyricigenes genomic DNA carries:
- a CDS encoding DUF2142 domain-containing protein translates to MYKIYVENAASQPRSVMAVGKDSDPAGVAEEISLKPGESATQDITTVSTGITGIAIWVDCPQERLNISVQLKKQTGELVKEWLCDETTLPEEGFCYFYLPEQKVELGEIYKIEIGNSKTSEANLGLKKTYTGNNQLFHPVTLNETKDEEKNTLFFQLLDGDCGSIIYFYWLIVAVGLMCITVVFACKALNLSKDIVVIISILLIGSMYLLILPQYTVPDEGSHFVTTYALSSKVLGKESVDQENQVLLEKESADYLLRQERPFRETYAHYIRGLLGKDGAITKKTIATRSPLSSAHLGYVPQVLGVTLGRLLSLNGVQIFFLGRLFALFWYCTVMWFALRIIPGFAKNILFLVGSFPMTIQMVASYNYDSVLLGACFLLTAYLLYLAYDEKKEKITGKDIVVVGILLLVIVPIKFVYLPLLGIGLLIPKEKFGGIRQKIIFGGGMLGIGSAVMLVTKLPKMLVAAGGASAAGNTTKTYSLIMCIKNPVHTFTVFCETIRQNFGSYFTGMIGDKLGWVEIEVPSILIIGYVILMILAVIQNEKMIHVWKKWERIWMLCLVGGIFLIVCAGLMFDYTPSISSTILGIQGRYFLPICIPLLLSCQNSVIVSKRSLDRVVIGSVIVLQVFIVLNVMITVMIR, encoded by the coding sequence TTGTATAAGATATATGTCGAAAATGCAGCAAGTCAGCCGAGAAGTGTGATGGCAGTAGGAAAAGATTCAGATCCGGCTGGAGTTGCAGAAGAGATTTCCTTAAAACCAGGCGAATCAGCTACTCAGGATATTACAACTGTAAGCACTGGAATTACGGGAATTGCAATATGGGTAGACTGTCCTCAGGAAAGGTTAAATATTTCGGTACAGTTAAAAAAGCAAACTGGGGAACTGGTAAAAGAATGGCTATGTGACGAAACTACATTGCCGGAAGAAGGATTTTGCTATTTCTATCTTCCGGAGCAAAAGGTTGAGCTGGGAGAAATTTATAAAATAGAAATTGGAAATTCTAAAACCAGTGAAGCAAATCTTGGACTGAAAAAAACGTATACGGGAAATAATCAGTTGTTTCATCCGGTAACTTTGAACGAAACAAAGGATGAGGAGAAAAACACTCTGTTCTTTCAGCTTCTTGACGGAGACTGCGGTTCCATTATTTATTTTTATTGGTTGATCGTAGCGGTGGGGTTGATGTGCATCACGGTAGTATTTGCTTGTAAGGCGTTGAATCTGTCGAAAGATATAGTTGTAATTATCAGCATTTTGTTAATCGGAAGTATGTATCTTTTGATTTTGCCGCAATATACAGTGCCGGATGAGGGATCGCATTTTGTGACAACGTATGCACTGAGTAGTAAAGTGTTAGGTAAAGAAAGTGTGGATCAGGAAAATCAAGTTCTTTTGGAAAAAGAGTCTGCAGATTATTTGCTTCGACAGGAAAGACCGTTTCGAGAGACTTATGCACACTATATCCGAGGACTCTTAGGAAAAGATGGAGCAATTACAAAGAAAACGATTGCAACAAGAAGTCCATTGTCGAGTGCGCACTTGGGCTATGTGCCGCAAGTGCTGGGGGTTACTCTGGGACGTCTTTTGAGTTTAAACGGAGTTCAGATCTTTTTCCTGGGAAGGTTATTTGCATTATTCTGGTATTGTACAGTGATGTGGTTTGCACTCAGGATAATTCCCGGATTTGCAAAGAATATACTATTTCTGGTCGGAAGCTTCCCAATGACCATACAAATGGTAGCGTCGTATAATTATGATTCGGTATTGTTGGGAGCATGTTTCCTTCTGACAGCATACTTGTTATATCTTGCCTATGATGAAAAAAAGGAAAAGATTACAGGAAAAGATATCGTTGTAGTTGGAATTCTCTTGCTTGTGATTGTTCCGATAAAATTTGTATACCTGCCGTTGCTTGGTATCGGTCTTCTGATTCCGAAAGAAAAGTTTGGAGGAATCAGACAGAAAATCATATTTGGCGGAGGAATGCTGGGAATTGGGTCGGCTGTCATGCTAGTTACAAAGTTGCCTAAGATGCTAGTGGCAGCAGGTGGTGCGTCGGCAGCGGGAAATACGACAAAGACTTATAGCCTGATAATGTGCATTAAGAATCCGGTGCATACTTTCACAGTCTTTTGTGAGACGATTCGGCAGAATTTTGGAAGCTATTTTACGGGGATGATCGGAGACAAACTGGGCTGGGTAGAAATTGAAGTGCCAAGTATTCTGATTATCGGTTATGTAATTTTAATGATTCTGGCTGTAATACAAAATGAAAAAATGATACATGTATGGAAAAAATGGGAGAGAATCTGGATGCTCTGTTTGGTCGGCGGGATATTTCTGATCGTTTGCGCAGGGCTAATGTTTGATTATACGCCGAGTATTTCAAGTACAATTCTTGGCATACAAGGAAGGTATTTCCTCCCGATTTGTATTCCGTTATTATTGAGCTGCCAGAATTCGGTGATTGTATCGAAGCGTAGTTTGGATAGAGTGGTGATTGGTTCTGTTATAGTATTACAGGTATTTATAGTATTGAATGTCATGATTACAGTTATGATAAGATAA
- a CDS encoding DUF2304 domain-containing protein, with translation MNIKIQIVVAVIIIFALSWIINMVKQRKLELRYALAWLGVGVGIFILNCFPMLITRLAHLVGVASPTNMLFFCGFLFALTIIFILTVAVSRMSIRIKNLAQQVAFLEKKVRDREDAGEE, from the coding sequence ATGAATATAAAAATACAGATTGTAGTGGCAGTGATTATTATTTTTGCGTTGTCCTGGATTATCAATATGGTAAAACAAAGAAAACTGGAATTACGGTATGCTTTGGCCTGGTTGGGGGTGGGTGTTGGGATTTTTATTTTAAACTGTTTCCCAATGCTGATTACAAGGCTGGCGCATCTGGTTGGAGTGGCAAGTCCAACTAATATGCTTTTTTTCTGTGGATTCCTTTTTGCTTTGACCATTATTTTTATCCTGACGGTTGCGGTTTCGAGAATGTCAATCCGCATTAAAAATCTGGCACAGCAGGTAGCATTTTTAGAGAAGAAAGTACGGGACAGAGAAGATGCAGGGGAAGAGTAG
- a CDS encoding glycosyltransferase family 2 protein, producing MKRLIIVPAYNEEENIEHTVEDILGKSKHFDYVVINDCSTDRTKEICESHQYNIINLPINLGIGGAVQTGYQYAAEHGYDMAVQVDGDGQHDPEFLEKMADYLEKNQLDMVIGSRFIEKEGFQSSGLRRVGIRFFTRLIRLLTGKTITDPTSGLRMIGKNVLEMFAKDYPKDYPEPESVVAVLMRGLKVEEIPVIMREREGGVSSISLKNSVYYMIKVPLAIIFEWFRKGR from the coding sequence ATGAAAAGATTGATTATTGTACCGGCTTATAATGAAGAGGAAAATATAGAGCATACGGTAGAGGATATTCTGGGAAAATCAAAACATTTTGATTATGTGGTTATCAATGACTGCTCGACAGACAGGACGAAAGAAATCTGTGAAAGTCATCAATATAATATCATAAATCTTCCAATCAATCTTGGAATTGGAGGAGCAGTACAGACCGGATATCAATATGCGGCGGAACATGGATATGATATGGCTGTTCAGGTAGATGGAGACGGTCAGCATGATCCGGAGTTTCTAGAAAAAATGGCAGATTATCTGGAAAAGAATCAACTGGATATGGTAATAGGGTCTCGTTTTATAGAGAAGGAAGGTTTTCAGTCTTCAGGATTACGAAGAGTCGGGATTCGCTTTTTTACAAGACTGATTCGTTTGTTAACAGGGAAAACCATTACAGATCCCACATCGGGTTTAAGAATGATCGGAAAAAATGTACTGGAAATGTTCGCAAAGGATTATCCGAAAGATTACCCGGAACCGGAAAGTGTGGTCGCAGTTTTGATGCGTGGACTTAAGGTGGAAGAAATCCCGGTTATCATGCGGGAACGTGAGGGGGGTGTATCATCCATTTCACTGAAAAATTCAGTGTATTATATGATAAAAGTTCCGCTTGCAATTATTTTTGAATGGTTTAGAAAAGGAAGATAA